ACAGCgtagcgacgacgacgcacgTGCCGGCGTCGACATCAGTGACGCCTCGCATGCCGAAAGACGGGAGACATCAGTCGTGGGTGGCTGCCCGTCTGGCAACGTGGGCCGCACCGACGCAGCTGTACCAAGTGAACGAGGCGCGGATAGGGCAATACTTTCCATTCCATTCTCGGGCCGCCGTAGCGACTCGAGAAGCCGCTTTGTCAGCTCCGCCTCACGCTCCTCCGCGTACTCTGCCAGCTGTCCCTCGTATGCACCTCTCtgcacctccagcacgtGCTCAAGGGCGGCGACTTGCTTCCGCAGTTTCTGTATTgtctcctcctgctgcgcctcgcgaTCGCGTGCCATGGCACGTTGCTCCGCGCACTGCTCCTGATACTTTTTCTCCATGGCTCGCACCGCCTGTTGCTGTgctgcctgcgcctcctcgcgcaaGGCTGCCTCGTTTTCGCGACTCTGCTGCAGAAGCTCGACGAGGTGATCACGCTCGTCAATTATGGCGCGCAGCGTGGCGGGCGACGACTGCGTGTCGAACACCTGGTGGAACGCCGCCATTTCTCGATCACagtcgaggaggcgggccCGGGCGACGGCtaactgctgctgcgtgcgagCGAGTTCCTGCGGGAGCTCCATCAGCGCCTTCCACTCCACCTGCATggcgcagtggcggtgcGTCATATCCTCCAGTTGTCGCGTTGTCTCTATGAGCCTCGCATCAGTCTGCTCGTACTGCTGTGTCAGCAGGCGAAGACGCTCTTGCAGTCCGCAGATGGTGTCGTCCTTCTGGCGGAGAAACGCATCATCGACGGCGGGTTCGAGAAACGACGACGTCTCGCTACCCCGATGCGTTAGTCGCGGTGCCAGAGGACTGCTTGCCAGCTTTCCGTCGTCGTGCGGGGGGATGCCTAAGTCAGCTTCGGGGCCACCAGGCTCCGATGCCAGTTCCTTGGCAGaaggcgacgacgcagctgcaACGCCGGCCTGTCTCCGATACCGACTAAGCTCTCCACGCACTGACTTGAGCTCTTGCAGCAAATCGCGCACTTTGCGACCGCGCGagtcgcggcgcagccgatCAGActccgcctgcagctcctcgttCTGCTTCATCAAAAAGTAcgcgcgtcgctgccagTACTCTCTCGGACGGGGCAGCTCTGAAGAGGGGCCCATCTCCGGCCCGCTTCCACCTGTCAACTTGCCGCTTGTGGCCACAGCTGCTGACGTGTCAACAGCAGCGATAGCGTCCGCGTCAGCAGCTTCATCGCCCTCGTCGACTATGCTGTCTGTGATGCCGTGCAGAGAGCGTAGCAggacgtgcgtgcgctgcagctgctgctgaaggttCTGCACCTCCATTTTCTTATTCATCAGCTCACGCGTCAGTGCGAGCCATGCATCCTCTGTACGCAGCTGGCTACGAGGCAGGGGCTCCGCGCCGAGCTTCGTCTTCATTGACGGCGACGTGGCACGGCGGGCCGAGTGCACACGCGagcgcagctggtgcggcagcggcttgtGTGCTGAGTACAGTGTAGCTGGCGCAACGACCTGTGGTGCTTCGCTCGTTAGCGTTTTCGCGGCATATGGACTGTACTCATCCGCGGAGGGTCTTGGTGCCGTTGTTCGTCGAGGTgagggcgtgtgcgtttCAGACGCTGCCGGTACATGTATACGGCCACACGCACCACCGTACAAATACCGTAGCTGACGCGCTGTCCCTCGGGTATCGCCTTTGCTATGGAAACGTGCAGCAGTGTCGGTGGCGGGTTTGCACGGAGCACGAATGGCATGGGGAGATGGGCCGGCATGGGTCCCCCATGGGGCCGAATTTGTCAAAAGGGAAGACAGATGCACACGCTTCGCGAAGGTGCCAGGCGGGGACGAGCTTGAGGGACGTGCGGTCGCAGCCGTCGACGCATCACCGACagtgccaccgccgaggtAGATGCGCTTGAACTCCATCGTGCTCAGGAAGCGACTGCCAGGCAAAAGCTGCGTTGCCTCCTCCCTTGCCgtgagaggagagcgagcatagatgccctcctcgcccgtGTCGGCGGGGCGCAAGTGGTGCTCTGATGACATGGACTTGGTGACAGATGGCGTGTATCACTCAATTGGGAAGGGAAGCGTGAAGCAAGCCCCAGATAACTAAAACAGCGGCTGATAAGGTGCGAGGGCTGCGCTCTCTCGCCTGTGCACCCTGCCGCCtatcccttcctccctttctcccaGTGACTTGCAACAGAAAATAATAATACTAAAGCGCGGAGAGCTGTCACGCGGGGCGGTGCATCTCTCTGCAGAGGaggcaaaaagaaagagaaggacgagagagCCGACGCGTGGCCTCGAGTGCCGCGGCGAGGGCTTCTCTCGTATTGAGAatgggcgggggggggcaaaagGTGAACTACATGTAAGGGCGACAGGAATTTtgcaaaaagaaaaagagacgTGTGCCGTGTCTGTCTCAGTGAATGGTGGGAGGCAAAGAGGGACGTCACAGACAGACGTGTCTGATAACGGTGAGTTCTGGGGCGATGAACGACAGCGAAAGAGTGAATGCGGACGCTGGCGAGGAGCGAAGATGGGGAAGATGAGAGGAAGGAAGCCAATGCTCGATCGCCTGCATCCGACAAGCATGTGGAGTTCGCCTTTCAAAGTGAAGTCCGCGAAGGGGCACCGGCTAACGCGCGGGGCGTGTGAAACTTgaacaagcacacacagaaaaaaaaggccgACGTGCAACGGCCAGTAACTCAACAGCAGTCACATCAAAGAGCCCAGTAGAGACGCGTCGTCCGCGagctcccttttcttttcgagTGCGCGTCCATCCATAGTTCAGTGTGGCTGCTGGATGctttactttttttttgagcGCGCCGGAGGGGGGATATTGTTCCTCGCTCGATTCcgttcgctgctgccgcggtgcatATTTCTGTGGGCTGCAGCGCAAGATCTGCATGCAGATGCGcgagacacagacacaccggGGAGGGTTGCGGATGAGCAAGCAATTCAGCTACTGTACAACCGCGTTTGTGTGTTAAAAAAGGTAAAGTCGGATATGCGCTTcagcgcttgtgtgtgtgtgtgtggaggggggaagtAATGCACaagcggaggggaggggagtgctgcgctggcgacgaGGTGAAGGAGAACGCGAGATAAAAAAGGCGAAGCTGTGATTGCAGCCGACACGCGCAGCCATAGGAACAGTttaaagaaaaaaaagaaggggcgGCGGACTATActccacgcacgcatacacaaacaaagagagagacacgtTCGAAGCACGAAAGCGAAGCGTGTGCCCTTGGatcgcagacacacacacacactaacACTATCGCTCTCTGCGACTCTGTCGCCTTCGACACTCGCCGAGATCCTGTTCTCGCATcgctgcgccatcgccacgCGGAAGCAAAAGACacagagggaaagagggaacGACGggcgcaaaaaaaaaagaaggacgGTGACAACAGAAGAAAGTGGCGCGACGAGGTATTTCCTTACAGTACGTCCGTTCCCTGCCATGGAGCACGAGGTCACCCCACTCGAGCCCCGActctgccacaggccccatcTGTCTgatgcgaagcagcgctagacaaGCAttgcagcaatgcgccgacttCGTTATCGGAGCATGGCCCCGGCCTCAAGTTCTATGCACCCATCCGCTTCTCGGgtcgcctcaccgccgctcccCCATTGTGCCGGTCGACacacctggtgcatcccccttTGGGGTGGCGCTCAgactccccacaccagtagGGAAGTGCGAGAGTCGGGTGAGATCcgttcgagtcacgccgacGCTCTGCCTAATCgtgtggatggcacaagcgtgtgcactttcgcaggtcgctccggcgcAACGCCATATAGGACCTCGTTGCTGACATCAGTAGCAGTGAATCGCGCTGATTTACCCAGGTCGCAGATATATGACCCTGTCAGCACCAGAGGAGGTACAGCATTGGCAAAAGATACGAGAGGGAGGGCTCTCTGTGTGACGAAGCCACGCAGAGTTAGGGTAGTGAACGCCAAGACACCGCGCTACGGTGTCTCCATGCcccagagagagacatgAGGAAggcgcagaaaaaaaaagacacttatgcacatgcgcacgggGTGGGGGGAACGCGGAAAAGACGTCCACGCACGTCGCACCAAACACACATGTGATGGCCAAGGTGGACCtggcacgtgcacgcgcgcgtacaCCCACACAAGCCAAATTAAATGGATCTCATAAACGCTCACGAGGCagtcgcgcacacgcaactGTGCACGGACAAGCTAGGGCGCAGCGAAGTCGTTTGAGTAATCCATTTCAAGAATCAGAGAAGACGCACCAAAACGCCCCATCAGCAGAACACATAGGAAGATAGAAAGAAACGGGGAGGAGAAGCCGAGATCCTTACCGGGATAGAGGCAACGCATGCAGAAGCCATATAGCTGGTCACTTCTTCACCTGCTTCACGGCCCAGCTGATGCCCTCATCCAGCCCCTCGCCTGTTTTGGCTGAGCACGCCTGAATGTGCCAGCGTCGGTCTCGCAAATCTGTCAGGTTGAGTGCTACGGAGACCTCTTCTACCGACATCGCACCCAGCAAATCCTGCTTGTTCGCGAAGACCAGCATTGGCACCCCTGccaccttctcttcctccagGAGGTGTTCCAGCTCACGGCGTGCCTCGCGGATGCGCCGAGGATCAGCCGCATCGATGACGTAGATGACGACGTCCGCCTCTTTGAAGTACTGTCGCCAGTAGTagcgcgccgcgcgctggCCTCCCATATCCCAAACGTTGATCTTGATTCCGCCGGTAACAAGCTTCTTAATCTGAAATCCCTGCGTGGACGCGACGTGCGAGATATCCTCGTCActgagctggcgcaggaTGCTTGTCTTGCCAGCGTTGTCGAGACCTAGAATCAAAATACCCGCCGGTCTACTGGTGGGGCGGATCCGCATCAAGAAGTCTAAGATGCCCATGACAGCTGCCTACTCGTCCTCGTGTCATcgcctgccctccctcccacccacacacacctcgTGCACGCTTATGCGTCGTACTGTCTTATGTTGAGAGGTGGTGGTAAAGGTTTCCGCTCGCAAGGCGACGAGCTTCGCAGACGCATGAAGTAAAGCGTTTGCAGTAGCGCAGATGAGAATACTGGCAGGAGCATGTATCCCTGCACGTCGCGCACATCTCCGGCGGCATCACATCCACGGCTGCAAGGTGTGCAAGGTGCACAACCGGTCAAGtcggagaaggaaagagagagggtaCGTGGAGAAGGAAGGTGAGGAGGGCGACAGAATCACAcagacggcgaggcggcaaAGGACAAGCAAAAGGGCATGGCATCTATCGCCGAGTCGGCAGCTGAGGTGACAGCATCCTGCGCGCTGAGGAGGTGGAAAAAGGGTGGATGCGAACGTCGCGACGGATGAACCGCAAAATAGAAACCGCAGGCAGCGCCGACCTCAAGGCGAGAGACGctggcgcatgcacacacacaagcgcctAAGGCCTCTCCTCTTCGAGAGAAGCGCACATGCATTCGCCTGCATGCAGTTGTGGAGCCAGAATACTCCCCGTGCATCTCGGGGTAATTTGGCGATGCTCACTTTCTCTTGCACGTACATGTTGGGCTCCTTCCTCTCCAGGTCCTCATCTCCATTCGGCCTCTGCGAATAGATCGAGAcgagggaggaaggcagCGGGGGACAGTCGACAAAAAAATAAAGTGAAGAAGCGTGCAGAGAGGATGTGCGAGAGGCTCGGGCGAGAGAGTCACCAccgacgtcgtcggcgcaGTCAATCCCtcgcttcccctccccccttcacCTTCCTCACCGTGCTGAAATCACTTCCATCACAGCCACCGCATCGCTACACCAGAACTAAGTCGAAACTTCCATTGTCCACCTCCCCCGGCTCCTcagccacggcggccaccgcgtTCCCGTCCGCCGCATCACGGTGCTTCTTTCGGTGGTGACGACGGTTCCCACGAGCCTCAGAATCGCCGGTTGCCAAGTGCCGTGACTTTTTCGCTCTCTGTGTCAGCCGCATTTCCTGCTGTGCGGAATCAAGCTCAGTAGCGCGTCGCACCACTGCATCGTCGGGACCACTGCCCGCAGTGGCGATAGGCACATCTGTCGTGAGCGCAGCCTTCATCTGCGCGAGGATAATGGACACGTCGGCCTGTAAAACAGGGTCTGGCGCAGCGGCCTGAGCAGAGGCGGGAATGCTTGCCCTCGGAACCACGCGCTGCGTTCTCAAGGTGCGGGCAGTGCGTGAGCCAGGGTCCACGGACTGATGGGCAGCAGAGGTCGGTGTCGCAGGATCGACCTctggcgccgcgccatccaattcgtctttctctccctcctcggcGAAGAAGTCGTCCACGGACACACTGGCATCGTGCACCATATCAGCAGCCAAGGAGCCAACCACGTCCTCTGCCAGCGGTCGCACAACCTGAGGAGCGGGCAGCGGAGATGGCAGCTCCTCCGACAGCGATGGGGGCGTCAAGCCAGAGACGCCCGCGTTGGCATTAGCAACAGCAGAGTCGTCTTGTGCCAGCCCTTCAGGTGTTCGATTCAGGGTTGGCAGCTGTGCAGTCGCGGCGTCGAAGTGATGCTCGACAGGGGGACGTTTCGCCGCCACCCAGGCACGACTACTCGCCGCACccgaggcagaggaggatgaggacgAGCGAGGCGACGATTGGCCCGACGCGTCGCAGTCGATATTGCCCAGAAACAGCCTCATGGCCTCCGCGTCACTCATCGGACGGGTGAGCGAAGTATGTTGCGGATGCGTGCCGTTCCCGCCCCCGTTCACGCAGCTGGTTCCATTACTAACGGTGGTCACGACAGCGCTGGAGCGGTGCTGCATTCGAAGGCCTCCAGAGTCCGACTCCAACGCTGGCGTCGTGCTGGCCTGCACCTCAGTGATCGCGACAGAGGGGTGATCTGAAGCCTGCGCAGTATCTCTCATTGAagtgtgcgctgctgtcttCAACGAAGATCCTGCAGAAGCGTTCAGAgacagaggcggcgctgacgctgggGTGTGCGGTCCAGCTCTCAGCGCCTCAGCAGGCGGCGGCTTCCCTGACGCTGGTGCTTGGTCGGCACGGGCGCCCCCAGCTGATGCTGTGCCGGTTGGTGGGGTACGTGTTGAATCGAAACCAGCAATAGGTGCGGCCTGTTGACGCGCTAGGAGTGCGAAGAGTTGCTGAGctcgcacctcctccgctgtgATGCGGACCAGCGTGCTGGCCACGTGCAGAGCTCGCACCACGCCCAGCATTCCTGCTCCTGTCTGAGCGCTCAGTATCGCAGTCATGGGACGCACCGAGAACTCAGCTGGAGCCTGGCGGCCCTCTAGCACGCGGTGCACGAGCCCCGTGGTTGCTCGACGCACGCGGTTACACCACGCCTGCACCTCATCCAGTCGGACGACCCCGCTAGCGCCGGTGAGCGGCTCCACATCGGAGAAGTTCAGGGCGTACAGGATGCAGCTCGTGGGGGGCACGTGCAGCGTTTCCTGCTTCGCGTACTCCCATGAGCTGCGCTGACGAGGGTCGATCATGAAGATGACGAGTTGACACCCAGCGTACATATCGAGCAACCGCGCATctgccgccacgcgcagAGCCTCGTGAAGCTGGACTGTTGGGATATGACCGGCCATGGCTGCGCCGGTGTtcgccgacgaggacgaggtggaTCGCTGGCGACCCTCCTCGACGACCTCCCAGATGTCCACCTTCGTGCCCTCGTGTGGGGCGCAAAGCTCCCCTTGCAGCCGCATCGTCGAAGCGATGATCTCGGTAGACGGGGTGTaccgcgccggcagcgggtGGCCGCTTAGGCGCGCCATCAAAGTGCTCTTGCCAGTCGCACGggtgccgcgcagcacaacCTTCATGTT
This genomic stretch from Leishmania donovani BPK282A1 complete genome, chromosome 36 harbors:
- a CDS encoding ADP ribosylation factor 3, putative, giving the protein MGILDFLMRIRPTSRPAGILILGLDNAGKTSILRQLSDEDISHVASTQGFQIKKLVTGGIKINVWDMGGQRAARYYWRQYFKEADVVIYVIDAADPRRIREARRELEHLLEEEKVAGVPMLVFANKQDLLGAMSVEEVSVALNLTDLRDRRWHIQACSAKTGEGLDEGISWAVKQVKK